A single window of Cheilinus undulatus linkage group 12, ASM1832078v1, whole genome shotgun sequence DNA harbors:
- the vdac1 gene encoding voltage-dependent anion-selective channel protein 1 gives MAVPPTYVDLGKSAKDVFTKGYGFGLIKLDLKTKSENGLEFTSTGSANTETSKVAGSLETKYKWAEHGLTFTEKWNTDNTLGTEITLEDQLAKGLKLTFDSSFSPNTGKKSGKIKTAYKCDHINLGCDVNYDINGTAIHGAAVVGYEGWLAGYQMTFEAGRNKITQSNFAVGYKTDEFQLHTNVNDGTEFGGSIYQKVNDQLETAVNLAWTAGNSNTRFGIAAKYQIDPDASFSAKVNNSSLVGLGYTQTLKPGIKLTLSALLDGKNINAGGHKLGLGLEFQA, from the exons ATGGCTGTACCTCCCACCTACGTTGACCTTGGAAAGTCTGCCAAGGATGTTTTCACCAAGGGATATG GCTTTGGGCTCATCAAGCTGGACTTGAAAACAAAGTCTGAGAATGGATTG GAGTTCACCAGCACAGGCTCTGCCAACACTGAGACCAGCAAAGTCGCAGGTTCCTTGGAGACCAAATACAAGTGGGCGGAGCATGGACTGACCTTCACAGAGAAGTGGAACACCGACAACACCCTGGGGACAGAGATTACTCTTGAAGAccag TTGGCTAAGGGGCTGAAGCTGACATTTGATTCCTCTTTCTCACCAAACACTGG CAAGAAGAGCGGAAAGATCAAGACAGCCTACAAGTGTGACCACATCAACCTCGGCTGTGACGTTAACTACGACATCAACGGTACCGCCATTCATGGAGCAGCAGTGGTGGGCTATGagggctggctggctggctacCAGATGACCTTTGAGGCTGGCAGGAACAAGATCACACAGAGCAACTTCGCTGTTGGATACAAGACTGACGAGTTCCAGCTCCATACGAATGT aaatgATGGAACAGAGTTTGGCGGCTCCATCTACCAGAAGGTGAATGACCAGCTGGAGACAGCTGTAAACCTCGCCTGGACGGCTGGAAACAGCAACACTCGCTTTGGCATCGCTGCAAAGTATCAGATTGATCCTGATGCATCTTTCTCT GCCAAGGTGAACAACTCCAGCCTTGTGGGCCTGGGCTACACTCAGACTCTTAAACCAG GCATCAAGCTGACCCTTTCTGCTCTTCTTGATGGCAAGAACATCAACGCAGGTGGCCACAAGCTCGGTCTCGGCCTTGAATTCCAGGCATAG